AAATTGTAAATTGAGACAGAAATTGCCGCGCTGGGCTGAGGAAACCCCGCCACATAAGATGTTGCACCTTCACTAATGTCATCAGAGTTGCCTAACTTCGCCACAGGATAAGTTTTACTACTGCTAAACTGCCCAATAGCTAAATCTACTCCTGGTAACTTTTTCACCGTGTCGTACTTTAACTCATAACGGCTATCATCAGGCGTGATAACTGCATATTTATCTGGATTTTCGACGACGTGTTTAGCAGTTAATACCGTGTAAGTATCACCCTCACGACGAACAATAACCCCAGAACCAGAACCATTTTGATTTTCAATCAGCACCGTCATTGCTTTCGCAATTTTGCTAACTTCCGTTGAAGAAAGGGCTACAGCCTGCGGTTGCACAATAGCAACTGAAACGCCAATCAGTGCGGGTGTTAATAGATAATTAAATTTCATAACGATTTTGCTATGGTTGCGATTAGTAATTGCTTAAAAGTATATTGATAATTTTTTTATACCATCCTCATGATACTGAAATCAGCAATTGTTGAATTCTTATCATAGAGTTTAATGTTTTTTAATTAGTCATTGCTTTTGAGTCGTATGTGTAGGGTGTGTTAGGCGTAAGCCGTAACGCATCCAAAACTTGGTGCTAGATGCCGTACTCTCGCCGATAACACATCCTACGTACATTTCAAAAATCAAATATTAGTCCTAATATCTATGGCTAGCTGCATTTACGCATCACCATTGAGAGTATATTGACAATCATGATGCTCAAATACTCCTGAGACTTTTGAGTTAAGGCTTGATGCTGCAAGTTATTGTAAGAATGATGTTTCTTGGATAGAAAAATCTCGTTGGGATGCACTGACTCAAGAACAAAAAGAAAGATTCATTCCTTTATATCCTGATTTTGTGATTGAGATATTATCCCCCAATGACAGTTTAAAGAAAAGTCAAAATAAAATGCAAGAATATATAGATAATGGCTGTCGTTTAGGTTAGTTAATTAATCGTAAACAACAAGATAGCGGTTCTCGAATCAGTGAAGTACAAGAAAAATAATTAACCGCAGATAGACGCAGATAAACGCGGATGAATTTGTATTCTGCTCAAGTGAAAGTCGCTATATTGAGAATGGAGATTAAATACCCAAAAAATAATCCCACGCCCAAACACCAAAACACAAAGAAATACTTTGCGCCTTTGCATTTTGGCGTGAGATTTCTACATAACTCAGAAAAGACACTTACCGCAACCATCTAGCTGCATCTTTGGCATGGTAAGTTAAAATCAAGTCTGCACCGGCACGCTTAAAGCCAGTTAAAGTTTCCATAACTACACGCTCTTCATCTATCCAGCCATTCAAAGCGGCAGCTTTAATCATGGAATATTCACCGGAAACGTTGTAAGCTGCAACAGGTAAGTTACTTGCTTCCTTCACCCGCCAGATAATATCCATGTAAGCCAATGCAGGCTTAACCATGAGCATATCCGCACCTTCAGCAATATCTAATTCAATTTCTTTAATGGCTTCCCGACTATTTCCAGGGTCCATTTGATAAGTTCTTCTGTCGCCAAATTGGGGTGTGGACTCAGCCGCATCGCGGAAAGGCCCATAATAAGCCGAAGCATACTTAGCAGCATAAGACAAAATGGGTGTATCTTGGAATCCGGCTTCGTCTAATGCAGTCCGAATTGCGTGGACAAAACCATCCATCATCCCTGAAGGCGCGATAATATCTGCACCAGCTTTGGCTTGCGAAACGGCGGTTTTCTTGAGCAATTCCAAGGTGGGGTCGTTGAGGACTCGTCCGGTTAAATCACCCACTTGTAAGTAACCGCAATGACCATGACTGGTGTATTCACACAAGCAGGTATCAACAATGACAATCAGGTCGGGAACTGCCGTTTTTACCGCAGTGGCAGCTTTTTGGACAATTCCGCAATCATGCCAAGCACCAGTAGCATCAACGTCTTTATCTTCGGGAATGCCAAATAAAATAATGGCGGGAATGCCTAAGTCATAAACTTCTTTGGCTTCTTCCACAATTTTGTCTACCGATAATTGGTAGACTCCCGGCATAGATTTAACTTCCTTGGCAATTCCTTCACCTGGTACAGCAAACAGGGGGTAAATTAAATCGTTGGTTGTCAGGATGGTTTCACGTACCATCCGACGCAGTTGGGGGTGGCTACGCAAACGACGGGGACGTTGTATGGGAAACATAGTTTTTGTCAAGGAAACGATGTAATGGACACAAGTCAAAGCGGCACAAAAGTAGAGAAAAACTCTACTACTGTCAGACAGACTACAAACAGTGCTTAACTGTCCTTTGCCCTACTCTTGATGAAGCTGTAGGGCAATTTTGTATTCTACAACTTGGTTGCTACTTCATCTAGCTAACAGTTTGGGCAGAAAGATTATTAATTTTTAATTCTGATCTAAAAACATTAAACCGCAGAAAGTTTTGCGAATTTCTTTGTTAACAATGTTCAAGTTTTTATTAGCAATTACCCTGACTGTGTTATAGAACACGGAAAATGAAGGGATAGCGGAAGGGTTTATCTGGCTTGGTAAGCACACTGGCGATCGCCCAAATTGTTAATCCCCAATGCAGCGCATATCCGAGGAATACTAGAGGGAATAACAAACCAAAAGTTAACCAGAGCAATGCTGTAATAATAATTCCATAAATCCAAACATTCAGGTGAAAATTAATAGATTCTTTGGCATTTTCTAGGACTACCGGATCATTAGCAATGAATAACATAGCGATCGGTATCCCCACAGACATAAAAAGCGTACTGAAGAAAATCGCTGCGTGACACAAGGCAGAAAAAATCTTGCGTTTATCTGGGTCGTACATACTTTTTTCCTTTGAGGGGTTAGAGGTTAGGGGACAAGGGGGACAAGGTAGACAAGGGGGACAAGGGGGACAAGGGAAGGAGGGGGGCAAGGGAAGGGAGCAATCTTTCTACCTTGTCTACCTTGTCTACCCCCTCTACCTTGTCTACTCTCACTCAGCACTCAGCACTCAGCACTTTTTGACCCTATCACGAGCCTCGTTGTTTTAAGATTAAAAGACTTACTAAAGTAGAGAAAAATTAAGTTAAGTAAAGTAACAAGGGTAAGCAATACATTTAGGTCAATTATGTCAACTGAAATTCAGTCAGAACTTCATCAAGCCGTAGAACAGCGACGCAATTTTGCGATTATTTCGCACCCTGACGCGGGGAAAACGACGCTGACAGAAAAGCTACTGTTGTACGGAGGTGCAATTCACGAAGCTGGTGCGGTGAAAGCACGACGGGCGCAGCGCAAGGCTACTTCCGACTGGATGGCGATGGAACAGCAAAGGGGTATTTCGATTACTTCGACGGTTTTACAGTTTGAGTACCAAAACTGTCAGATTAATTTATTAGATACCCCTGGACACCAAGATTTTAGCGAAGATACTTACCGGACTCTGGCTGCTGCTGATAATGCGGTGATGTTAATTGATGCGGCGAAAGGTTTGGAACCGCAAACCCGTAAATTATTTGAAGTGTGTAAATTGCGGGGTTTGCCGATTTTCACCTTTGTAAATAAACTCGACCGTCCGGGTAGAGAACCTTTAGAACTGTTAGATGAAATTGAACAGGAACTAGGGTTGCAGACTTATGCTGTGAATTGGCCGATTGGGATGGGCGATCGCTTTAAGGGTGTTTTTGATCGTCAGCAACAACAAATTCACTTGTTTGAACGCAGCGCCCACGGTAGCAAAGAAGCCCGTGATACTGTTGTTGATTTGGGTGATGCCAAAATTGAACAGCTGCTAGAAGAAGACTTGTACCACCAACTGAAAAATGATTTGGAACTGTTAGAGGGAGTCGGCCCGGAATTAGATTTGGAATTAGTGCATCAAGGCCAAATGACCCCAGTGTTCTTTGGTAGCGCCATGACCAACTTTGGCGTAGAGTTATTCCTCAAGTCTTTTCTCGACTATGCCTTAAAACCAGGTGTTCACAATAGCAGCGTCGGGGAAGTTCCGCCCACATATCCTGAGTTTTCGGGTTTTGTGTTCAAATTGCAAGCCAACATGGACCCGAAACACCGCGATCGCATCGCATTTGTCCGGGTCTGCACTGGCAGATTTGAAAAAGATATGACAGTCAATCACGCCCGCACAGGCAAAGCCGTACGTTTATCGCGTCCGCAAAAACTCTTTGCCCAAGAACGGGAATCGATTGATGTCGCATATCCAGGTGATGTCATCGGCTTAAACAATCCCGGCGTGTTTGCGATCGGCGATACCATTTACACAGGGCAGAAGTTGGAATACGAGGGGATTCCATATTTTTCACCAGAACTGTTTGCCACCCTCAGAAACCCCAACCCCTCAAAGTTTAAGCAATTTCAAAAAGGGATTTCGGAATTGCGCGAAGAAGGTGCTGTGCAGATTATGTACTCAACTGATGAAGCTAAACGCGAACCAATTTTGGCGGCGGTGGGTCAGTTGCAATTTGAAGTGGTGCAGTTTCGCCTACAGAACGAGTATGGCGTAGAAACAATTCTCGATTTATTACCCTACAGCGTCGCCCGTTGGGTAGAAGGTGGTTGGGAAGCTTTGAACAAGGTGGGACGTTTATTTAACACCACCACAGTCAAAGACAGTATGGATCGGCCAGTGTTACTATTCCGCAATGAATGGAATTGCCATCAGTTACTAGAAGACCATCCAGATTTAAAATTAAGCGCGATCGCCCCGGTATTTTATGGTCAATCATCAGTGGAATCTTGAAACAGAATCCAGAAGTCAGAATCCAGAATTCAGAATAAATTCATTCTGACTCCTGACTTCTGACTCCTGAGTTCTAGATTCTGACTCCTGATTCCTATTTATCGGGTATAGTTGATGTCCACGGCATCGCGGGGTCGCGTTGTTATATCACCGTGGATTCAAAGTCAAAAGTGAAAAGTAAAAAGATAATTCACATATCTCAAGCGCAGCAGTCTAGTGACTAGCGAGCAATTTTGTTCTTCTTTCTTTTGCCTTTTGCCTTTTGCCTTTTTCCTTTTACCTTATTCTGTCAGTTAGCAGAGATTGGAGTGCCAGAAATTCTATGCCTTCACGCGCTGAATCATCTTTGGAGGCTGGTTTAACTGCCCTCAAGCAGGGAGATTACCAAACAGCGATCGCTCAACTCGAACCTGTGGCTAGTAGTAAAGGCAATAGCACTACTAGCTTACAAGCTCGTGTGGGGTTAGTTATGGCTTATGCCCGGACTGGTGAAGCCCGCAAGGCGATCGCTTTGTGTCAAACTCTCAGAGATAGCCAAAATCCCCAAGTTCAAGAGTGGGCTGAACGCGCTCTGACACATTTAACAAAACGTAAAAAAACAACAAAAGTATCTTCACAAACATCAAAACAACCGACAAACTCCGGCAATTCATCGGCGGTGTCATCCAGACGAGTCCAACAGCCTGTGCTGGAAAAAACCGCACAATCAGGGAATTATCAAAATACTTTTATCGAAACACCTGTCGGATCACAAAATCAATTTATAGAATCGGCTGAATATACACCAACTCAGCGATTAAATATTTACTGGCGACAAGCAAAACGCGCCAAAGTCTGGCAACCTCTACGTAAACCGAAATTACTGCCCTTACGCTTAAAAGCCCTGGGAAGTCTTGTGGCTTTGTTTTGGGTGATAGACTTCTTTTTCAAGTCAGCAATGGTCTCGGTAAATTTAATTTTAGACAAGTTGCCGTATTTGGAACCATTGCAGTTTTTCTACCGCGACCCCAAGCTAGTAGTAATTGGCATTTTGATGATCGCCAGTGCGGTTTCCCCTTGGTTACTTGATTGGTTACTAGGGCGGTTTTGTAGTCAGCAACCCCTATCCAAAGATATCTTACACAGCCGCAGCCGAGAAACAGCCAGAGTTCTGCAACGTTACTGTCAGCAAAAACGTTGGCAATTACCCCATCTGCGAATTATCCCCATCAATACACCCATTGCTTTCACTTATGGCAATCTGCCCCGTAATGCCCGAATTGTCGTCAGTCAAGGGCTATTAAATCAACTGGCAGATGATGAAATTGCCGTGATTTATGCTACTCAATTGGGACACATTGCCCACGGTGATTATTTAGTGATGTCATTGGTATTGCTGGTGACTTTGCCGATTTATCGTTTATATCAGCTAATATCTCAGTGGGGAAACAATGTTCCTCCTGGTTTTTGGCAGTGGCCGTTTAATATATTTTCCAGTCTGACTTATGGAATCTGGTGTTTATTGACTGGGACAGCTTTATGGTTGTCGCGCTCACGTCATTATTATAGCGATCGCCTCGCAGCCGAAATCACTGGTAATCCTAACGCCTTAATTCGGGCTTTCTTAAAAATTGCGATCGGTACTGCACATGACATTCAACAAGTACAACACACAAATTGTCAGCTCGAAAGTTTGAATCTGCTCATGCCTGTTAGCTATCAACAAAGTTTAACTTTGGGTAGCATTGCTGGCCATATCCCCTTTGAATCAGCCTTGTTCTGGGATTATCTCAATCCCTATCGTCACTGGTTAGCCATTAATAATAGCCATCCACCCATCGGTCAACGCATTCAATGGCTGTGTCAAATCGCCCGTCACTGGCACATAGAAACCGAACTACATCTCAGCAGCGAACAGTTTATTAAAACTACACGCCAATCATTCTTACTGCAAATCTCTCCCTTTTTAGGCATTCCCGTGGGTTTTGGCTTTGCGGGGTTGATTTGGATGAGTTGGCAAACAGCTTTTAGCCTGAAATTTTTAAACTTGAAATGGATTTATGAAGATTGGAACTTTGTCAGTGGTTGCTTACTGATTGGTTTTAGCATTGGCTTGGTCATTCGGATGAATAGTTTTTTCCCGAATCTCAAAACTGCAACAGGGCAAACTGATCAAAGTTTACCGAACTTATTAGCCAATCCATCTGCCATCCCCATTGATAGCACTAGTGTCTGTCTGGCAGGCAAATTACTAGGTCGTCCCGGTACAGCCAACGCTCTTGCCCAAGACTTAATCTTACAATCCAGCACAGGTTTAGTGAAGTTACACCACGTTCCTTGGCTATGCTTGGGGCAGAAAACCCAACTGCAAGATTTGATTGGTAGACAAATTACCGTCACAGGCTGGTTCAGACGCGGCGCAACACCCTGGCTGGATATCCACACCGTCCAAACTCAAACAGGAACCACTATTCATAGCCCTCATCCCATTTGGTCTACCATCTTAGCCGTAGCCGCCCAAGCTTGGGGTGCTTATATTTTTCTCATGGGCTAGTCAAAATTGAGGGCGTTGGGAGTCGGGAAAAATCACAAATGACTAATGACAAAACTTGCAACATTTCTTTACAAGTGTTACATTTATTAACAATATATTTAACAACCAACATAACTTAGCATTCCGCCTAAGTAATTGTTGTTAGATGCTTGCGCCAATGCCTCTTTTATCCTCCCAACACAGCAGCAGCTAGACCAGCCAATGGCTGGTTTTTGTTTCTGATATTCGCCCTTGAGAAAAAAATGTATTTTATGTTACTATCGATTCGCAATATAATCGGAAATGTGTGTTCTGAACTAGCTACGTAGAAGATACCGTGATAATGTAAGGAATGGTGTTGAATTCTGCGGGCAAGGACATCAAAAAAAATGTTTACTGTGGCAGACAGTAGGCTAATAAATTTACAAATTTTAGAATTAAGGTGGTATTAACTGAGCGTTGTATGCGCTTTCGTAATATACAAGCTTTATCCAAACGAAAAACTGTATTGTATAAGTTGACAGTTTGGAGTAAAAAAAATTGGTTGATGGCAAATTTAATCAAAAGCATCTATTTAATTAACAGCCAAAACCAAGTGATTGTTCTCTTGCCTTGCTTCGTTCATTAAACTCTGGAGGTATAGTTCATGTCCGTTCGCCTATACATAGGCAATTTGCCAAAAGAAGAAATAGATCGCCAAGACTTACAAGCGGTTTTTGCCGCCGAGGGTGATGCTGTCACCACGAAATTAATCAAAGACCGGAAAACTGGTAAATGTCGTGGTTTTGGTTTCTTAACCGTCAACAATGACGAACAAGCTGATCAAATTATTGAAAAATATAATGGTCAGTTGTTCAAAGATACCCCCATTAAGCTAGAAAAAGCATTGCCCCGTACCAAGGGTGATGAAGGCGAAGAACCAGCGCCAAAAGCTGCCAGCAACCCCACTCCTAGCAGCAACAAAGAAAGCAATCGTCGTGACAAAGGTTCTAAGAAGTCTAAACGCGGCGGTGGTGGACGTGAAACTACTAGCACAACAGACTCAGATGCAATTCGTCCAGATCCCCGTTGGGCATCTGAACTAGAAAAGCTGAAGCAGATGTTAGCAGCGCAAACCACAAATTAAGACTAGCAATGGAGAAATTAAAAATTAAAAATCCAATTTGTGGTTTTTAATTTTTAATTGTCCACAAGTCCTGACTTTGCAAATCAAAGATTACTCGCAACTGTAATTAACAGAGCGTCAAAGCACAACAGCTTGTCCAGAGACACAGCTAGTGCTGGTTGGTAGTAGAGCGACTAAAAAACAAGCTACACAGAGTTCGGTTTGACTAAAGTTTGTCCAAATCTTCCAGAGTTCCGAACCGCTAGTGTGAGGGACATCAATACTCTGAAACTAGGAGAGGCATAGTATTAATTATGTCTCTCCTAGGTTTGTTTACAAAGCAAATCTTTTGGTAAAAGTGTTGTAATTTAGGTCATCCACAGATCATCCATCACCTGTAACCTGTGATGAAATTTAACTCAGTGTTGCATAAGCATTGCAAATTACATACATACGTGTCAAAATCAGTTTTGGAAATATTACTGAACTGCTTTAAGCAGTCTAACCGGAGGCAAAAGATATATCTGCCTCTTTTACTATATGGACTTCTCACAAAGATTTTCTGTGGTAACTGGGTGTAAGGGTGTAGGCTGGAAAATGACCAATGACTTTATCTCATGAATTATGGGCAGCAAATCAAGATTTAGGGCAAGCTTGTCTAGAGCATCCTTTTGTACAAGGTATCGCTGATGGTACACTTGAAGGGTCTAAATTTGCTTACTATGTGGGACAAGATGCTTTTTTCTTAGAAGCTTTCGCCCGTGCTTACAGCATCGCCGCAGCTAAAGCACCAGACTGGAAAGGTTTTAATATATTTCACAATTTAGTCGGTGGAGTTTTAGCCGAGTTAAAACTACATCAAAGCTATGCAGCCAAGTGGGGAGTTAATTTACACTCTGTAGAACCAGGCGCTGCTACCCGCCGTTACACAGATTTTTTGTTGGCTACAGCTTGGAGTAGTGACGTTGGGATAACGGCGGCGGCGATGTCACCTTGTATGCGTTTATATGCTTTTTTGGGGGAACAGTTAGCTTGTCATGGTATTCCCCATCATCAATATGCAGATTGGATTCGGACTTACAGCAGTGCAGATTTTCAACCACTAACTCAGCAATTAGAAAGTTTAGTGGATAACTACGCCACAAATCATGCTTTGGTTCATTCAACTTACCGTTACGCTATGCTGTGCGAACGTGATTTTTTTGCAGATGCTTGGGATTATGGGAGTCTGGTTTGATTTTTTGTGAGTAAATGAGATAAGAAATACAAGGACGGGTGATGTTTGTAAATCATTTAGGATGACTATATATAATTACTGACTAAAAAATTATTATGAAAGCAGAAGCAGAAAGCGATCGCAGGTTAACTTGTGAGGTGGAAACTACCCTCAAAGTAATTGGTGGACGCTGGAAGGTTTTAATTATTCGAGAATTAATAACTGGTGTCAAACGGTTTGGTGAATTGCAACGCAGTTTACCGGGAATCACACAAAAAATGTTGACTCAGCAACTCAGAGAAATGGAAGAAGATGGGATAGTACATCGACAAGTTTATGCTGAAATCCCTCCCAAAGTAGAATATTCACTCACAACTTTGGGGGAAAGTCTGAAACCGATCCTTTATGCAATGCACGACTGGGCTGTTGAACATTTACAACAGAATTCAGGAGTTAGAATTCAGAATTTGCAATAACTTTCTTGAATCACTCTCGATAGATAAAAGCTAGATTCCGCAGATATTAAATCCGCCTTAATATCTGCGGAATCTGAGTTTAGAAAAATTCTACCAATTCGCAATTCGCAATGACGCGACGCTCGTTCCTCGCTAACGCTTCGCTATCGCAGGCTCGCTAACGCAATTAAGAAATATAGCTCCAGTAAGACTTTCCTAATTTCTATCTGTCGCATTCTTTTCTTAAATTGGTATTATTTACTTGATTGCAAAAGTGAATATGTCTGACTTTGTACCATTTGACTGGAAAAATGATACAGATATGTAAGTAGCGCCTCGAATTTGATCGGTACAAGTCGTTCAGCGAACAGAAGCAGAGGTGTAGTTATGATCTACAATTCTTCAATGCGGACAAATAATAAGTTAATTTACAAAACGAGCGCGGAGGGATTTGAACCCCCGACCCACAGAACCGGAATCTGTTGCTCTATCCACTGAGCCACGCGCCCTTAGTCTTCTGGATTATAGCATAGTTGTGATCAAGTTTGTAGACCATTAAAGAAAATCAGCCGGATTGATGGGTGTACCACGGCGACGCACCTCAAAATGCAGGTGTGGCCCGGTAGAAAAGCCTGTGGAACCAACAGCCGCGATCGCTTGTCCGCGCTGTACTCCCTGTCCTTCCGAAACAAACAATTCGCTACTATGTCCGTAGAGTGTAGTCAATCCGTTACCGTGGTCAATAATTACGGCTCTACCATAGCCACCATACCATCCGGCAAAAATGACAGTTCCAGAATCGGCGGCGCGAATTGTACTACCATAACTAGCCGCAAAATCCAAACCTGCATGAAAGCGACGATAGCCGAGAATTGGGTGTATCCGCCAGCCAAAGGGACTGCTAGTAGGTGCATTGCTGGGATAGGCAAACACACCTGTACCGCGAATGATCACACTATTGCGGCTGTTGGTTTTGCTGCGTCCTTCTAAGGCGGCGACTTTTTCTTGAATTAAGTTTTCTAAATTTTGG
Above is a genomic segment from Aulosira sp. FACHB-615 containing:
- the hemB gene encoding porphobilinogen synthase, whose product is MFPIQRPRRLRSHPQLRRMVRETILTTNDLIYPLFAVPGEGIAKEVKSMPGVYQLSVDKIVEEAKEVYDLGIPAIILFGIPEDKDVDATGAWHDCGIVQKAATAVKTAVPDLIVIVDTCLCEYTSHGHCGYLQVGDLTGRVLNDPTLELLKKTAVSQAKAGADIIAPSGMMDGFVHAIRTALDEAGFQDTPILSYAAKYASAYYGPFRDAAESTPQFGDRRTYQMDPGNSREAIKEIELDIAEGADMLMVKPALAYMDIIWRVKEASNLPVAAYNVSGEYSMIKAAALNGWIDEERVVMETLTGFKRAGADLILTYHAKDAARWLR
- a CDS encoding DUF4870 domain-containing protein produces the protein MYDPDKRKIFSALCHAAIFFSTLFMSVGIPIAMLFIANDPVVLENAKESINFHLNVWIYGIIITALLWLTFGLLFPLVFLGYALHWGLTIWAIASVLTKPDKPFRYPFIFRVL
- the prfC gene encoding peptide chain release factor 3, encoding MSTEIQSELHQAVEQRRNFAIISHPDAGKTTLTEKLLLYGGAIHEAGAVKARRAQRKATSDWMAMEQQRGISITSTVLQFEYQNCQINLLDTPGHQDFSEDTYRTLAAADNAVMLIDAAKGLEPQTRKLFEVCKLRGLPIFTFVNKLDRPGREPLELLDEIEQELGLQTYAVNWPIGMGDRFKGVFDRQQQQIHLFERSAHGSKEARDTVVDLGDAKIEQLLEEDLYHQLKNDLELLEGVGPELDLELVHQGQMTPVFFGSAMTNFGVELFLKSFLDYALKPGVHNSSVGEVPPTYPEFSGFVFKLQANMDPKHRDRIAFVRVCTGRFEKDMTVNHARTGKAVRLSRPQKLFAQERESIDVAYPGDVIGLNNPGVFAIGDTIYTGQKLEYEGIPYFSPELFATLRNPNPSKFKQFQKGISELREEGAVQIMYSTDEAKREPILAAVGQLQFEVVQFRLQNEYGVETILDLLPYSVARWVEGGWEALNKVGRLFNTTTVKDSMDRPVLLFRNEWNCHQLLEDHPDLKLSAIAPVFYGQSSVES
- a CDS encoding M48 family metallopeptidase, with product MPSRAESSLEAGLTALKQGDYQTAIAQLEPVASSKGNSTTSLQARVGLVMAYARTGEARKAIALCQTLRDSQNPQVQEWAERALTHLTKRKKTTKVSSQTSKQPTNSGNSSAVSSRRVQQPVLEKTAQSGNYQNTFIETPVGSQNQFIESAEYTPTQRLNIYWRQAKRAKVWQPLRKPKLLPLRLKALGSLVALFWVIDFFFKSAMVSVNLILDKLPYLEPLQFFYRDPKLVVIGILMIASAVSPWLLDWLLGRFCSQQPLSKDILHSRSRETARVLQRYCQQKRWQLPHLRIIPINTPIAFTYGNLPRNARIVVSQGLLNQLADDEIAVIYATQLGHIAHGDYLVMSLVLLVTLPIYRLYQLISQWGNNVPPGFWQWPFNIFSSLTYGIWCLLTGTALWLSRSRHYYSDRLAAEITGNPNALIRAFLKIAIGTAHDIQQVQHTNCQLESLNLLMPVSYQQSLTLGSIAGHIPFESALFWDYLNPYRHWLAINNSHPPIGQRIQWLCQIARHWHIETELHLSSEQFIKTTRQSFLLQISPFLGIPVGFGFAGLIWMSWQTAFSLKFLNLKWIYEDWNFVSGCLLIGFSIGLVIRMNSFFPNLKTATGQTDQSLPNLLANPSAIPIDSTSVCLAGKLLGRPGTANALAQDLILQSSTGLVKLHHVPWLCLGQKTQLQDLIGRQITVTGWFRRGATPWLDIHTVQTQTGTTIHSPHPIWSTILAVAAQAWGAYIFLMG
- a CDS encoding RNA-binding protein, with translation MSVRLYIGNLPKEEIDRQDLQAVFAAEGDAVTTKLIKDRKTGKCRGFGFLTVNNDEQADQIIEKYNGQLFKDTPIKLEKALPRTKGDEGEEPAPKAASNPTPSSNKESNRRDKGSKKSKRGGGGRETTSTTDSDAIRPDPRWASELEKLKQMLAAQTTN
- a CDS encoding TenA family protein — translated: MTLSHELWAANQDLGQACLEHPFVQGIADGTLEGSKFAYYVGQDAFFLEAFARAYSIAAAKAPDWKGFNIFHNLVGGVLAELKLHQSYAAKWGVNLHSVEPGAATRRYTDFLLATAWSSDVGITAAAMSPCMRLYAFLGEQLACHGIPHHQYADWIRTYSSADFQPLTQQLESLVDNYATNHALVHSTYRYAMLCERDFFADAWDYGSLV
- a CDS encoding helix-turn-helix domain-containing protein, whose amino-acid sequence is MKAEAESDRRLTCEVETTLKVIGGRWKVLIIRELITGVKRFGELQRSLPGITQKMLTQQLREMEEDGIVHRQVYAEIPPKVEYSLTTLGESLKPILYAMHDWAVEHLQQNSGVRIQNLQ